A window of Castanea sativa cultivar Marrone di Chiusa Pesio chromosome 1, ASM4071231v1 contains these coding sequences:
- the LOC142641137 gene encoding transcription factor bHLH157-like gives MGSVVKQTLKSLCCSEGWSYGIFWRFVQNDSLLLTFEDAYYEKQVEAVIDMLPQVHMMGEGVIGQAAFTGKHRWMFSDAHGEKWDSIDSFESQDIFQDDSGFRRQFSSGIKTIAVISVAPQGVVQFGSTQKILERMEFFDQTKRLFQEMENIDELMPLENAFSSLNNEIYDLNGLFGILIPSGNSHNGDLNAMLGDGSKELMGEACSATFVNESCHSISGIHDDERMTPLLRDLGHPNNQLPKVGTEAQILLSDTLNSQFQKAFLQATSSVSTRSGAESILTSFEPLLASETRIQDSPNMITSKANALESCRNTASNVQEESTFTSTFSGGGLIDLGKTIPDRSRNPMDGQHFCPSILETQGELQETATSTHRFAEEFKPDDFISEISKFCLLDDLAQWFSPSPEHRTNEMATASSNDLQQSMGVTSASSCLIGDDVFSDFPIKHPGNSVQSRITTTFNSDGKENSTIMPGTENDLFDGLGMDFGCGQSMECWEDFIMPVVSAATDTGMSECVSELDVGSMAGPRKGLFSELGLQELLDGISSSNSFTKSSFEDQLSGAKRSRMDTSSVNSNQLQLASLSCSSGSMNIMQPVYNLEKKNNAPKKEFLPKSQVGLWIDDSYSINVGNAGLARPQKSEEPTKASKKRARPGESTRPRPKDRQQIQDRIKELRGIIPHGGKCSIDSLLDRTIKYMLFLQSVTKYADRLKQSDEPKLIGQETGVVLKDNSMGDGGGGVTWAFEVGGQTMVCPIIIEDHNPPGQMLIEMLCEEQGFFLEIADVIRSFGLNILKGVMEARDSKIWARFVVEANSQVTRMDIFWSLVHLLKQTTTTGNDTTDQPSDAINGGVPQLDSYQKPTLPPPISMADTLG, from the exons ATGGGTTCAGTGGTGAAGCAAACActcaagagtttgtgttgcaGTGAAGGGTGGTCTTATGGGATTTTCTGGCGCTTTGTTCAGAATGATTCTTT ATTGTTGACTTTTGAAGATGCCTATTATGAAAAGCAAGTTGAGGCAGTGATTGACATGCTTCCCCAGGTCCACATGATGGGTGAAGG AGTAATTGGCCAAGCTGCTTTCACTGGGAAACATAGATGGATGTTCTCAGATGCTCATGGTGAAAAATGGGATTCCATTGATTCTTTTGAAAGTCAAGATATATTCCAg GATGATTCTGGATTTCGTCGCCAATTTTCCTCTGGAATTAAG ACAATTGCTGTGATCTCTGTGGCACCACAAGGAGTAGTACAGTTTGGATCCACCCAGAAG ATATTGGAGAGGATGGAATTTTTTGATCAAACAAAAAGATTGTTTCAGGAGATGGAGAACATTGATGAGCTTATGCCATTGGAGAATGCATTCTCCTCACTCAACAATGAAATTTATGATCTAAATGGGTTATTTGGTATCTTGATTCCATCTGGAAATTCACATAATGGAGATCTAAATGCCATGCTTGGTGATGGCAGTAAGGAGTTAATGGGAGAAGCTTGTTCAGCAACATTTGTGAATGAGTCCTGCCATTCCATATCTGGGATTCATGATGATGAAAGGATGACTCCATTGCTCAGAGATTTGGGTCATCCTAATAATCAATTACCAAAAGTTGGTACAGAAGCTCAAATCTTGCTATCTGATACACTTAATTCTCAGTTCCAGAAAGCGTTTTTACAGGCTACTTCTTCTGTTAGTACAAGGAGTGGTGCAGAATCTATCTTGACTTCATTTGAACCACTGTTGGCGTCTGAAACAAGGATTCAGGATTCTCCAAATATGATTACTTCAAAGGCAAATGCTCTTGAATCTTGCAGAAATACAGCTAGCAATGTTCAGGAAGAGTCAACATTCACCTCAACGTTCAGTGGAGGAGGATTGATTGACCTAGGGAAAACAATTCCAGACAGGTCCAGAAATCCGATGGATGGCCAGCATTTCTGTCCATCAATTCTTGAAACTCAAGGTGAACTTCAAGAAACAGCAACTAGCACACATAGATTTGCTGAGGAGTTTAAGCCAGATGATTTTATATCCGAAATCTCCAAGTTCTGTCTGTTGGATGATCTTGCTCAATGGTTTTCTCCCTCACCAGAGCATAGGACCAATGAAATGGCAACAGCATCAAGTAATGACCTTCAACAATCAATGGGAGTTACTTCGGCATCATCTTGCCTGATTGGAGATGATGTTTTTAGTGATTTTCCAATCAAACATCCGGGTAATTCTGTACAAAGTCGCATTACTACTACATTCAACTCTGATGGAAAAGAGAATTCCACGATCATGCCTGGTACTGAAAATGATCTTTTTGATGGGTTGGGAATGGATTTTGGATGTGGTCAGTCTATGGAGTGTTGGGAAGATTTTATAATGCCAGTAGTGAGTGCTGCTACTGATACTGGTATGTCAGAATGTGTCTCGGAATTGGATGTTGGTTCCATGGCTGGCCCTAGGAAGGGGTTATTCTCAGAATTAGGACTCCAAGAACTTCTAGATGGCATAAGTAGTTCTAATTCTTTTACCAAATCTAGTTTTGAGGATCAATTATCCGGCGCCAAAAGAAGCAGAATGGATACTTCGTCTGTGAATAGTAATCAATTACAGTTGGCAAGTCTTTCTTGCTCTAGTGGAAGCATGAACATAATGCAACCTGTATACAATCTGGAGAAGAAAAACAATGCACCCAAGAAAGAGTTTCTCCCAAAATCACAGGTAGGCTTGTGGATTGATGATAGCTATAGTATCAATGTGGGAAATGCTGGTCTGGCACGACCTCAGAAGTCTGAGGAACCTACAAAAGCTTCAAAAAAAAGGGCTAGGCCTGGGGAGAGTACTCGACCAAGGCCCAAAGACAGGCAACAGATCCAAGACCGTATCAAAGAGTTGAGAGGGATCATCCCTCATGGTGGAAAG TGTAGCATTGATTCTCTGTTAGATCGAACCATCAAATACATGCTTTTCTTGCAAAGCGTCACAAAATATGCAGACAGGCTTAAACAATCTGATGAGCCAAAG CTTATAGGCCAAGAGACGGGAGTGGTTCTTAAAGACAACAGCATGGGTGATGGAGGTGGTGGTGTTACATGGGCATTTGAAGTTGGGGGTCAAACAATGGTTTGCCCAATTATAATTGAGGACCATAATCCACCTGGCCAAATGCTTATAGAG ATGCTTTGTGAGGAACAAGGATTCTTTCTTGAGATAGCAGATGTAATCCGGAGCTTTGGGCTGAATATTTTGAAAGGAGTAATGGAAGCTAGAGATAGCAAAATTTGGGCACGCTTTGTTGTTGAG GCAAACAGTCAAGTAACAAGGATGGATATATTTTGGTCCCTTGTCCATCTTCTAAAGCAAACAACCACTACTGGGAATGATACAACAGATCAACCTAGTGACGCCATTAATGGTGGTGTTCCTCAACTGGACAGTTATCAAAAACCAACCTTGCCGCCTCCCATAAGCATGGCTGACACACTTGGGTGA